A stretch of the Vitis vinifera cultivar Pinot Noir 40024 chromosome 16, ASM3070453v1 genome encodes the following:
- the LOC132255290 gene encoding disease resistance protein RGA2-like, translated as MAESFLFSIADNVVGKIGSITLHEIGLAWGVKTELTKLEATLTTIKSVLLDAEEKQWKDQQLRDWLGKLKHVCYDVEDVLDEFQYQALQRQVVSHGSLKTKVLGFFSSSNPLRFSFKMGHRIKEVRERLDGIAADRAQFNLQTCMERAPLVYRETTHSFVLDRDVFGRGKDKEKVLELLMNSSDDDESISVIPIVGLGGLGKTTLAKLVYNDQWVVGHFKKRIWVCVSNDFDMKKVIIDIINSINTTVEGGSGLGLPNHNDLNMEQSQTLLRRTLGNEIFFLVLDDMWNGDRQKWIELRTFLMNGAKGNKIVVTTRDDSVASIMGTVPAYILEGLPHVDCLSVFLKWAFNEGQEKKHPNLVKIGDDIVKKCNGVPLAARTLGSLLFSKFEQRDWLYVRDNDIWKLEQKEGSCVL; from the exons ATGGCTGAATCGTTTTTGTTTAGCATTGCTGATAATGTTGTGGGGAAGATTGGCTCTATTACTCTCCATGAAATTGGCTTGGCATGGGGCGTCAAGACTGAACTGACAAAGCTGGAAGCCACCTTAACCACTATCAAATCCGTCCTCCTGGATGCTGAGGAGAAGCAGTGGAAGGATCAACAGCTACGTGATTGGTTGGGAAAGCTCAAGCATGTGTGCTATGATGTGGAAGATGTGCTCGATGAATTTCAGTACCAAGCTTTGCAGCGCCAAGTGGTGAGTCATGGCAGCCTTAAAACAAAGGTACTTGGcttcttttcatcttcaaatcCGCTTCGATTTAGCTTTAAAATGGGCCATAGAATCAAGGAGGTGAGGGAGAGGTTGGATGGCATTGCAGCAGATAGGGCTCAATTCAATCTACAGACTTGTATGGAGAGGGCTCCTCTGGTGTACAGGGAGACCACCCACTCATTTGTGCTTGATCGCGATGTTTTCGGAAGAGGTAAGGATAAAGAAAAAGTTTTAGAGCTTTTGATGAATTcaagtgatgatgatgagagTATTTCAGTCATTCCCATAGTTGGTCTTGGAGGTCTTGGAAAGACTACTCTTGCTAAACTAGTGTATAATGATCAGTGGGTAGTTGGGCATTTTAAGAAAAGAATATGGGTTTGTGTCTCCAATGACTTTGATATGAAAAAGGTGATTATAGatattattaattcaatcaaCACTACTGTGGAAGGGGGGAGTGGTCTTGGTTTGCCAAACCACAATGATTTGAATATGGAGCAATCACAAACTCTTCTTCGTAGGACTTtaggaaatgaaattttttttcttgtcttgGATGATATGTGGAATGGGGACCGCCAAAAATGGATTGAACTCAGAACTTTTTTAATGAATGGTGCAAAGGGCAATAAAATTGTTGTAACAACGCGGGACGACTCAGTGGCTTCGATCATGGGCACTGTTCCAGCATATATTTTAGAGGGTCTTCCCCATGTCGATTGTCTGTCTGTGTTTCTAAAATGGGCATTTAATGAAGGGCAGGAGAAAAAACATCCAAACCTTGTAAAAATTGGGGACGACATTGTAAAGAAGTGTAATGGAGTTCCTTTGGCGGCAAGGACTTTGGGGAGCctacttttctcaaaatttgagcAAAGGGATTGGTTATATGTGAGAGACAATGACATATGGAAATTAGAACAAAAGGAAG GGTCATGTGTTTTGTAA